The following are encoded in a window of Mycolicibacterium tusciae JS617 genomic DNA:
- the recB gene encoding exodeoxyribonuclease V subunit beta, whose translation MPPFDLLGPLPTRPTTTVLEASAGTGKTFALAGLVTRYVAEGVATLDQMLLITFGRAASQELRERVRSQILEALLAFDDRSGDYNDLVTHLLDGEPDELAERKLRLRDALAGFDAATIATTHQFCQLVLKSLGVAGDTDAGVQLVESLDDVVTEIVDDLYLAHFGQQKDDPPLTRDQALALAREVVGSAHTELRPLNPPPGFEPAVRVDFAKAVCAELEKRKRKLGILHYDDLLSRLANALEAADSPARARMQRRWSIVMVDEFQDTDPVQWQVIDRAFSGHCTVILIGDPKQAIYAFRGGDIVTYLHAADSAGDRQTLGTNWRSDAPLVDSLQAVMRDAQLGDTRIVVREVAANHKEHRLKGAPHNEPFRLRVVSRDTLRTKQDRVITMDRLRTHISEDLASDIAALLASGATFCDRPLRPGDIAVIVETHRDGRVCFDALAAAGIPAVYTGDSDVFGSPAADDWLCLLEAFDQPHRSGLVRAAATTMFFGETTETLAAEGDTLTDRIADILREWADHARERGVAAVFEAAQLSGMGTRVLSWRDGERHMTDLAHLTQVLHDTAHREHFGLPALRDWLRTQREERSGATERNRRLDSDAAAVQIMTVWVSKGLQYPVVYLPFAFNRNIQSRDVVLFHDGDTRCLHIGGEQSPDYSKVQQWGRREAASDDVRLTYVALTRAQSQVVAWWAPSWDEPNGGLSRLLRGRQPGDPVVPDRCDPPKIDDADAMAALRAWENVGGPVLEDSVIAPFTQVELPSTPSGLDVRHFHRRIDASWRRTSYSGLIRAAGPESSLGVSSEPEVIELDDEVADVPVQETAGPGADVPSPMSDLPKGAKFGTLVHAVLETADPFAVDLAAELESQIAEHSVWWPVDVAPEELAAALVPLNDTPLGPLAPGLTLRQIGLRDRLQEMDFEFPLAGGDVRNRSPSITLADVGRLLAEHLPADDPLATYARRLSDGALGVQSLKGYLTGSLDVVLRVPGETDGRYLVVDYKTNWLGEPDSPLTAADYGHARLVEAMLHSDYPLQALLYCVVLHRFLRWRQPGYSPEQHLGGVLYLFVRGMCGAQTPIIDGHPAGVFSWRPPAALITAMSDLLDAGAA comes from the coding sequence ATGCCGCCCTTCGACCTGCTGGGCCCGCTGCCCACGCGACCGACCACGACCGTGCTGGAAGCCAGTGCGGGCACCGGCAAGACGTTTGCACTCGCGGGCCTGGTGACCCGCTACGTCGCCGAGGGGGTGGCGACGCTGGACCAGATGCTGCTCATCACATTCGGGCGGGCGGCCAGCCAGGAGTTGCGTGAGCGGGTACGCAGCCAGATTCTCGAGGCGCTGCTGGCGTTCGACGATCGGTCTGGCGACTACAACGACCTCGTCACACATCTGCTCGACGGCGAACCCGACGAGTTGGCCGAGCGCAAGCTGCGGCTGCGTGACGCGTTGGCGGGATTCGACGCGGCGACGATCGCCACCACTCACCAGTTCTGCCAGCTGGTACTGAAATCGCTTGGTGTGGCCGGTGATACCGATGCCGGTGTGCAGTTGGTCGAGAGCCTCGACGATGTCGTCACCGAGATCGTCGACGACCTGTACCTGGCGCACTTCGGCCAGCAGAAAGACGATCCACCGCTCACCCGCGATCAGGCACTGGCTCTCGCGCGGGAGGTCGTCGGCAGCGCCCACACCGAGTTGCGGCCACTGAACCCGCCGCCCGGCTTCGAGCCCGCGGTCCGGGTCGACTTCGCGAAGGCCGTGTGCGCGGAGTTGGAGAAGCGCAAGCGAAAGCTCGGCATCCTGCACTACGACGACCTGCTGTCCCGGCTCGCGAATGCGTTGGAGGCCGCCGATTCCCCGGCCCGGGCCCGCATGCAACGACGCTGGTCCATCGTCATGGTCGACGAGTTCCAGGACACCGACCCGGTGCAGTGGCAAGTGATCGACCGCGCGTTCTCGGGGCACTGCACGGTGATCCTGATCGGCGACCCGAAGCAGGCGATCTATGCGTTCCGCGGCGGCGACATCGTCACCTATCTGCACGCCGCCGACTCCGCGGGCGACCGTCAGACCCTCGGCACCAACTGGCGCAGCGATGCCCCGCTGGTCGACAGCCTTCAGGCGGTCATGCGCGACGCCCAGCTCGGTGACACCAGGATCGTCGTACGGGAAGTGGCGGCCAACCACAAGGAGCACCGGCTCAAAGGCGCCCCACACAACGAGCCGTTCCGACTGCGGGTGGTTTCACGAGATACCTTGCGCACCAAGCAGGATCGCGTCATCACGATGGACCGGCTGCGCACTCACATCAGCGAAGACCTCGCCTCCGACATCGCCGCACTGCTGGCCAGCGGCGCAACCTTCTGCGACCGGCCGCTGAGGCCGGGCGACATCGCGGTCATCGTCGAGACGCACCGGGACGGCCGGGTGTGCTTCGACGCGCTGGCCGCGGCGGGCATCCCCGCCGTGTACACCGGCGACTCCGACGTGTTCGGCTCACCGGCGGCCGACGACTGGCTGTGCCTGCTTGAGGCATTCGACCAACCGCACCGCTCCGGGCTGGTGCGCGCAGCGGCGACCACCATGTTCTTCGGCGAGACCACCGAAACCCTTGCCGCCGAGGGTGACACCCTGACCGACCGGATCGCCGACATCCTGCGCGAGTGGGCCGACCACGCCCGTGAACGTGGCGTCGCAGCCGTTTTCGAGGCCGCACAGCTCAGCGGGATGGGGACGCGGGTGCTGTCATGGCGCGACGGCGAACGCCATATGACCGACCTGGCGCACCTGACGCAGGTGTTGCACGACACCGCGCATCGCGAGCACTTCGGCTTGCCCGCCCTTCGGGACTGGCTGCGCACCCAGCGCGAAGAGCGAAGTGGCGCAACCGAACGCAACCGGCGCCTGGACAGCGATGCGGCGGCGGTGCAGATCATGACGGTGTGGGTGAGCAAGGGTCTGCAGTACCCGGTGGTGTATCTGCCGTTCGCGTTCAACCGCAATATCCAGTCCCGCGATGTCGTGCTGTTTCACGATGGGGATACGCGCTGCCTGCACATCGGTGGCGAGCAGAGCCCCGACTACTCGAAAGTGCAGCAGTGGGGCCGACGCGAGGCGGCCAGCGACGACGTCCGGCTCACCTATGTCGCGCTGACCCGCGCACAGTCGCAGGTGGTCGCATGGTGGGCGCCGTCGTGGGACGAGCCCAACGGCGGACTGTCGCGCCTGCTGCGGGGCCGTCAGCCCGGCGATCCGGTGGTGCCCGACCGCTGCGATCCGCCGAAGATCGACGACGCCGACGCGATGGCCGCCCTGCGCGCGTGGGAAAACGTCGGCGGGCCCGTCCTCGAGGACTCGGTGATCGCGCCGTTCACGCAGGTCGAATTGCCGTCAACACCATCGGGTCTCGACGTGCGGCACTTCCACCGGCGGATCGACGCGTCCTGGCGGCGGACGTCGTACTCGGGGCTGATCCGCGCGGCCGGGCCCGAGTCTTCCCTTGGGGTGTCCAGCGAGCCGGAGGTGATCGAACTCGACGACGAGGTCGCCGACGTGCCGGTACAGGAAACTGCGGGGCCGGGTGCAGACGTGCCATCCCCGATGTCCGACCTGCCGAAGGGTGCGAAGTTCGGCACGCTGGTGCACGCGGTGCTCGAAACCGCCGATCCGTTCGCCGTCGACCTCGCGGCCGAGCTGGAGTCGCAGATCGCCGAGCACTCGGTGTGGTGGCCCGTCGACGTCGCGCCCGAGGAGCTGGCGGCGGCACTGGTGCCGCTGAACGACACCCCGCTGGGCCCATTGGCGCCCGGCTTGACCTTGCGGCAGATCGGTCTTCGAGACCGACTTCAGGAGATGGACTTCGAGTTTCCGCTGGCGGGCGGTGACGTAAGGAATCGATCACCGTCGATCACGTTGGCCGACGTCGGTCGTCTCCTGGCGGAGCACCTGCCCGCCGATGACCCGCTCGCGACCTATGCCCGGCGGCTCTCCGACGGCGCGTTGGGTGTGCAGTCGTTGAAGGGATACCTGACGGGCTCACTGGATGTGGTGTTGCGGGTCCCCGGGGAAACTGATGGCAGGTACCTGGTGGTCGACTACAAGACGAACTGGCTGGGCGAGCCGGACAGCCCCTTGACAGCAGCCGATTACGGGCACGCTCGGCTGGTCGAGGCGATGTTGCATTCGGACTATCCGCTGCAGGCGCTGCTGTACTGCGTTGTGCTGCACCGTTTCCTGCGCTGGCGGCAGCCGGGTTACTCACCCGAGCAGCACCTCGGTGGCGTGCTCTACCTGTTCGTGCGGGGTATGTGTGGTGCACAGACGCCGATCATCGACGGGCATCCGGCGGGCGTGTTCAGTTGGCGTCCGCCCGCGGCGCTGATCACCGCGATGTCCGATCTGCTCGACGCGGGGGCCGCATGA
- the recD gene encoding exodeoxyribonuclease V subunit alpha, protein MSLEAFSELFEPADVHVAKRLTAMAKEPDESVALAVAIAVRALRGGSVCVDLRSVAEQLEMPELPWPSPDDWLAAVRASPLVSNPPVLRLFSDPTADLLYLDRYWLEEQQVCDDVLTLLSSTLPGEVPSLERLFPEGWEEQRAAAEIALTQSLTVLTGGPGTGKTTTVARLLALLAEQASLSGRPPLRIALAAPTGKAAARLLEAVKLEVDKLDAVDRDRLPKLKASTLHRLLRTRPGNSSRFRHHRENRLPHDVIVVDETSMVSLTLMARLLEALRPASRLLLVGDPDQLASVEAGAVLADMVDGLGERSDVRIAALKTSHRFGESIGALASAIRTGDADEVIALLRTDSDHIEWLASDEPGERLRKVLLPHALRLREAAILGDAKAALSTLDEHRLLCAHRRGPYGVRFWNHQVERWLTDATGEPLWTQWYAGRPVLVTANDYGLNLYNGDTGVTVVRGDGLRAVVAAGAEPIEFATGRLADVETMHAMTIHKSQGSQADEVTVLMPPEDSRLLTRELFYTAVTRAKEKIRVIGSEASVRAAVQRRAVRASGLAQRLRA, encoded by the coding sequence ATGAGTCTCGAGGCGTTCTCGGAGTTGTTCGAGCCGGCGGATGTACATGTCGCCAAGCGGCTCACCGCGATGGCGAAGGAGCCCGACGAGTCGGTCGCGTTGGCGGTGGCGATCGCGGTGCGTGCGCTCCGCGGCGGGTCGGTGTGTGTCGATCTGCGCTCGGTCGCCGAACAACTTGAGATGCCTGAGCTGCCGTGGCCGTCGCCGGACGACTGGCTGGCCGCCGTGCGGGCGAGCCCACTCGTCTCCAATCCGCCGGTGCTGCGGCTGTTCTCGGACCCCACCGCTGATTTGCTCTACCTGGACCGCTACTGGCTCGAGGAGCAGCAGGTATGCGACGACGTGCTGACGCTGCTGTCGTCGACACTGCCCGGCGAGGTGCCCAGCCTCGAGCGGTTGTTCCCCGAAGGTTGGGAAGAGCAGCGGGCCGCGGCGGAAATCGCACTGACACAGTCGCTTACCGTGCTGACCGGCGGCCCGGGCACCGGCAAGACGACGACGGTCGCTCGGCTGCTGGCGCTGCTGGCCGAGCAGGCATCGCTGTCGGGCCGCCCGCCGCTGCGCATTGCACTGGCGGCGCCGACGGGCAAGGCCGCCGCGAGGCTACTCGAGGCCGTGAAGTTGGAGGTCGACAAGCTCGACGCCGTCGACCGCGATCGTCTGCCGAAGCTGAAGGCGTCCACGCTGCATCGGCTGTTGCGGACGCGGCCGGGCAACTCGTCGCGGTTCCGCCATCACCGTGAGAACCGGCTGCCGCACGACGTGATCGTCGTCGACGAGACGTCGATGGTGTCGCTGACCCTGATGGCGCGACTGCTCGAGGCGTTGCGCCCCGCCAGTCGGCTGCTACTCGTCGGCGACCCCGACCAGTTGGCGTCGGTCGAGGCGGGTGCGGTGCTGGCGGACATGGTCGACGGTCTCGGCGAGCGTTCCGACGTCCGCATCGCGGCATTGAAGACGTCGCACCGGTTCGGCGAATCGATCGGTGCGCTGGCGTCGGCGATCCGCACCGGCGACGCCGACGAGGTCATCGCCCTGCTGCGGACCGATAGCGACCACATCGAGTGGCTGGCGTCCGACGAGCCGGGCGAACGGCTACGCAAAGTGCTTCTCCCCCATGCGTTGCGGCTGCGGGAGGCGGCCATCCTCGGCGACGCGAAGGCGGCGTTGTCGACTCTGGACGAGCATCGGCTGCTGTGCGCGCACCGGCGCGGACCGTACGGGGTGCGGTTCTGGAACCACCAGGTGGAACGGTGGCTGACCGACGCGACCGGGGAGCCGCTGTGGACCCAGTGGTACGCGGGCAGGCCGGTGCTGGTGACGGCGAACGACTACGGGCTAAATCTGTACAACGGCGACACCGGCGTGACGGTGGTGCGCGGCGACGGGTTACGGGCCGTGGTGGCCGCGGGCGCGGAACCGATCGAGTTCGCGACCGGGCGGCTGGCCGACGTCGAGACCATGCACGCCATGACGATCCACAAGTCGCAGGGCAGCCAGGCCGACGAGGTGACGGTGCTGATGCCGCCCGAGGATTCGCGGCTGTTGACCCGCGAATTGTTCTACACAGCGGTCACGCGGGCCAAGGAGAAGATCCGCGTCATCGGTTCGGAGGCCTCGGTGCGGGCGGCGGTGCAGCGGCGTGCGGTCCGGGCATCCGGGCTGGCGCAGCGACTGCGCGCGTGA
- a CDS encoding nitroreductase/quinone reductase family protein yields the protein MPDDDMTSEREFNERNIEEFRRNGGKVGGQFEGFPLLLLTSSGAKSGAERVNLVAYFDIDDKIYVVGSAAGLDASPAWVFNLRAHSHVQVEIGAEPKRPVVARELTREDRDRIYRIIVERAPGFGEYEKRTDRVIPVFELVADV from the coding sequence ATGCCCGATGACGACATGACCTCCGAACGTGAATTCAACGAGCGCAACATCGAGGAGTTCCGCCGCAACGGCGGAAAGGTCGGCGGGCAGTTCGAAGGCTTCCCGCTGCTGCTTCTGACGTCCTCGGGCGCCAAGAGCGGCGCGGAACGTGTCAATCTCGTGGCTTACTTCGACATCGACGACAAGATCTACGTCGTCGGCTCCGCGGCCGGCCTCGACGCGAGCCCCGCCTGGGTGTTCAACCTCCGCGCCCACTCCCACGTCCAGGTCGAAATCGGCGCGGAACCGAAACGCCCCGTCGTCGCCCGTGAGCTGACGCGGGAGGACCGCGACCGCATCTATCGGATCATCGTCGAGCGCGCCCCGGGGTTCGGTGAGTACGAGAAGCGCACCGACCGCGTGATCCCGGTCTTCGAACTCGTCGCCGACGTGTAG
- a CDS encoding SRPBCC family protein gives MTHGDTFDRFASHNAYGEAVAQIDRTRSIAAAPQEVWDVLADFGALSTWVDRVDHSSILVHGADGPIGTTRRVQMGRQTLVERIVAFDPPHSLAYDIEGLPKRLRRVNNRWTLRPSAESTVVTLTSTVEIGSGRIQQLAERVMCRLMTRESDGMLAGLAERLENSRVRPV, from the coding sequence ATGACTCATGGTGACACCTTCGACCGGTTCGCGAGCCACAACGCGTACGGTGAAGCGGTGGCCCAGATCGACCGCACCCGCTCCATCGCAGCTGCCCCGCAGGAAGTCTGGGACGTTCTTGCGGACTTCGGCGCACTCAGTACGTGGGTCGACCGTGTCGACCATTCGTCCATCCTGGTGCACGGCGCCGACGGTCCGATAGGGACCACCCGGCGGGTCCAGATGGGACGCCAGACACTTGTCGAACGCATCGTCGCATTCGACCCGCCGCACAGCCTTGCCTACGACATCGAGGGGCTGCCCAAGCGGCTGCGCAGGGTCAACAACCGCTGGACGCTGCGACCGTCGGCGGAATCGACGGTGGTCACGCTGACGAGCACCGTCGAAATCGGCTCCGGCCGAATACAACAGCTAGCCGAACGCGTCATGTGTCGCCTGATGACCCGGGAATCCGACGGCATGCTCGCCGGACTCGCCGAACGATTGGAGAACTCCCGTGTCCGACCTGTCTGA
- a CDS encoding sulfatase-like hydrolase/transferase, producing MSERPDIVILMTDEERAIPPYEAPEVLAWRDRTLAGRKWFDEHGVSFGRHYTGSLACVPSRPTIFTGQYPDLHGVTQTDGIGKVFNDSRMRWLRRGEVPTLGNWFRAAGYDTHYDGKWHITHADLTDPTTGGPLATNDDDGVIDHASVQRYLDADPLAPFGFSGWVGPEPHGALLANAGVRRDTLIADRVVAWLNDRYARRRAGEPDALTPFLLVASFVNPHDIVLFPAWARKSPVQPSPLDPPPVPAAPTADEDLSTKPAAQIAFREAYYTGYGVAPAVDRTYHRNAQRYRDLYYRLHAEVDAPLDRVRRAVTDGGSDNAVLVRTSDHGDLLGAHGGLHQKWFNLYDEATRVPFVVARTGEGATSARAVTAPTSHVDLVPTLLGAAGVDAVAIAEKLRESFTEVHELPGRDLMPVVDGAPADESRAVYLMTRDNMLEGDTGASGVARQLKLTVNPPMPLRIQIPAHVGSNFEGLVVRVDEADGGEGHLWKLVRTFDDPATWTEPGVRHLAANGLGGEAYRTSPLDDQWELYDLTDDPTEAVNRWTDPVLDELRRHLRMHLKQARTDAIPERNNPWPYVSRRPPTARPSAAAQIIAAIKKRISR from the coding sequence CTGTCTGAACGGCCCGACATCGTCATCCTGATGACCGATGAGGAACGCGCGATACCTCCGTACGAGGCGCCCGAAGTCCTCGCGTGGCGCGATCGCACCCTGGCCGGCCGCAAATGGTTCGACGAGCACGGCGTCAGCTTCGGCCGCCACTACACCGGTTCGCTGGCCTGCGTCCCAAGTCGCCCAACGATTTTCACCGGCCAGTACCCCGATCTGCACGGCGTCACGCAGACCGACGGCATCGGCAAGGTGTTCAACGACTCCCGCATGCGCTGGCTGCGCCGGGGTGAGGTGCCCACGCTCGGCAACTGGTTCCGTGCGGCCGGATACGACACCCATTACGACGGCAAATGGCACATCACGCACGCGGATCTGACGGATCCCACCACCGGCGGTCCGCTGGCGACCAACGACGACGACGGCGTCATCGACCACGCGTCAGTCCAGCGCTACCTCGACGCCGATCCCCTTGCGCCGTTCGGATTCTCGGGCTGGGTGGGACCCGAGCCGCATGGCGCGCTGCTGGCCAACGCCGGTGTCCGTCGCGACACGTTGATCGCCGACCGCGTCGTCGCGTGGCTCAACGACCGATATGCGCGGCGACGCGCCGGTGAGCCCGATGCGCTGACGCCGTTCCTGTTGGTGGCCAGCTTCGTGAACCCGCACGACATCGTGCTGTTCCCGGCGTGGGCGCGAAAAAGCCCGGTGCAGCCGTCGCCGCTGGACCCGCCGCCGGTGCCTGCCGCACCCACCGCCGACGAGGACCTCTCGACGAAGCCGGCCGCGCAGATCGCCTTCCGGGAGGCGTACTACACCGGATATGGAGTAGCGCCCGCCGTGGACCGGACGTACCACCGCAATGCGCAGCGCTACCGCGACCTCTACTACCGGCTGCACGCCGAGGTCGACGCTCCACTGGACCGGGTGCGTCGGGCGGTGACCGACGGTGGCTCAGACAACGCCGTGCTCGTGCGGACCTCCGACCACGGCGACCTGCTCGGCGCCCACGGCGGCCTGCACCAGAAGTGGTTCAACCTCTACGACGAGGCCACCCGGGTTCCTTTCGTGGTCGCGCGCACCGGCGAGGGCGCGACGTCCGCTCGGGCCGTGACGGCACCGACGTCGCATGTCGACCTGGTGCCGACGTTGCTGGGCGCGGCGGGCGTCGATGCGGTGGCCATAGCGGAAAAGCTGCGGGAGTCCTTCACCGAGGTGCACGAACTTCCCGGTCGCGATCTCATGCCCGTGGTCGACGGCGCACCTGCCGATGAGTCGCGTGCCGTGTACTTGATGACGCGAGACAACATGCTGGAAGGCGATACCGGCGCGTCAGGTGTGGCGCGCCAATTGAAGCTGACGGTGAATCCCCCCATGCCCCTTCGAATTCAGATACCGGCGCACGTCGGATCCAACTTCGAAGGGTTGGTCGTCCGGGTGGACGAGGCGGACGGCGGCGAGGGCCATCTGTGGAAGCTGGTCCGCACCTTCGACGATCCGGCGACATGGACCGAACCCGGGGTGCGTCACCTCGCAGCCAACGGCCTGGGCGGCGAGGCGTATCGGACCTCCCCGCTGGACGATCAGTGGGAGCTCTACGACCTGACCGACGACCCGACCGAAGCCGTCAACCGGTGGACGGACCCGGTGCTGGACGAATTGCGCCGCCACCTTCGGATGCATTTGAAGCAGGCCCGGACCGACGCCATTCCCGAGCGCAATAACCCGTGGCCGTACGTGTCGCGCCGGCCACCGACCGCGAGGCCGTCGGCTGCGGCGCAGATTATCGCCGCAATCAAGAAACGAATCAGCAGGTAG
- a CDS encoding fatty acyl-AMP ligase — translation MSRFTETMYSNALSSNKGMVTGEPGAPVRHSWAQVHERARRVAGGLAAAGIGPGDAVAVLAGAPVEIAPTAQGIWMRGASATMVHQPTPRTDLVRWAEETTAVIDMISAKAVVVSDPFMAAAPVLSGLGMTVLTIESLLANDPIEPLETFDHDVALMQLTSGSTGSPKAVQITHANIVANAEAMVVGCNFDLETDVIVSWLPCFHDMGMTGYLTVPMYIGAELVKVTPMDFLRDTLLWAKLIDKYKGTMTAAPNFAYNLFAKRLSRQATPGEFDLSSLRWALSGAEQVDPLDVEDLCVAGAPFGLKPEAIIPAYGMAETTVAVSFSECGGGMVVDEVDADLLSVLHRAVPATRGNTRRLVSLGKPLQGLEVRIVDEDGSVLSARGVGVIEVRGEPVTRGYTTVAGFIPAQDERGWYDTGDLGYLTETGEVVVCGRLKDVIIMAGRNIYPTDIERAASRVEGVRPGCAVAVRLDAGLSRETFAVAVECKDYADPTQVRRVERQVAHEVFAEVDVRPRNVVVLEPGMIPKTPSGKLRRAHALSLVD, via the coding sequence GTGAGTCGATTCACCGAGACGATGTACAGCAACGCGCTGTCCAGTAACAAGGGCATGGTCACCGGGGAGCCCGGCGCCCCCGTCCGCCATAGCTGGGCCCAAGTGCACGAACGGGCCCGTCGGGTGGCAGGTGGGCTGGCCGCAGCGGGCATCGGGCCTGGTGACGCCGTCGCGGTGCTGGCAGGCGCGCCCGTCGAGATCGCACCGACCGCCCAGGGCATCTGGATGCGCGGTGCCAGCGCGACCATGGTTCACCAGCCCACACCCCGCACCGACCTGGTGCGATGGGCCGAAGAAACCACCGCCGTGATCGACATGATCTCGGCGAAGGCCGTCGTTGTTTCCGACCCGTTCATGGCCGCGGCGCCGGTGCTGTCGGGACTCGGTATGACGGTGTTGACGATCGAGTCGCTGTTGGCGAACGACCCCATCGAGCCGCTGGAGACCTTTGACCACGACGTGGCGCTGATGCAGCTGACGTCGGGCTCGACGGGCTCGCCCAAGGCCGTGCAGATAACGCACGCCAACATCGTCGCCAATGCCGAGGCCATGGTCGTCGGCTGCAATTTCGATCTCGAGACCGACGTGATCGTGAGCTGGCTGCCGTGCTTCCACGACATGGGGATGACGGGCTATCTGACGGTGCCGATGTACATCGGAGCCGAACTGGTCAAGGTCACTCCGATGGACTTCCTGCGCGATACGTTGTTGTGGGCCAAGCTCATTGACAAGTACAAGGGCACGATGACGGCCGCGCCGAACTTTGCCTACAACTTGTTCGCCAAGCGTCTGAGTAGGCAGGCCACGCCCGGCGAGTTCGATTTGTCGTCGCTGCGGTGGGCGTTGTCGGGCGCCGAGCAGGTCGACCCACTCGACGTCGAAGATCTCTGCGTAGCGGGCGCACCGTTCGGGCTCAAGCCCGAGGCCATCATCCCGGCATACGGGATGGCGGAGACGACGGTGGCCGTGTCGTTCTCCGAGTGTGGCGGCGGCATGGTCGTCGACGAGGTGGACGCCGACCTGCTGTCGGTCCTGCACCGCGCCGTACCGGCCACCAGGGGCAACACCCGCCGGTTGGTCTCCCTCGGCAAGCCACTGCAGGGTCTGGAAGTCCGCATCGTCGACGAAGACGGCAGCGTGCTGTCGGCACGTGGCGTGGGCGTCATCGAGGTCCGCGGCGAGCCGGTGACCAGGGGTTACACCACGGTGGCCGGTTTCATCCCCGCGCAGGACGAACGCGGCTGGTACGACACGGGCGACCTGGGCTATCTCACCGAGACCGGTGAAGTGGTCGTGTGTGGGCGCCTCAAAGACGTGATCATCATGGCCGGGCGCAACATCTACCCGACCGATATCGAGCGTGCCGCCAGCCGCGTCGAGGGCGTGCGGCCCGGTTGCGCCGTCGCGGTGCGTCTCGATGCAGGACTGTCGCGGGAGACGTTCGCCGTCGCGGTGGAGTGCAAGGACTACGCCGATCCCACGCAGGTGCGCCGCGTCGAGCGGCAGGTCGCCCATGAGGTCTTCGCCGAGGTCGACGTGCGGCCACGAAACGTGGTGGTGCTCGAACCCGGGATGATCCCGAAGACCCCGTCGGGCAAGCTGCGGCGCGCGCACGCGCTGTCACTGGTGGACTGA
- a CDS encoding GAF and ANTAR domain-containing protein, with the protein MPDYDAQPGRTSAPVPDLTAAQREADDVDLHAGLSGVAGLVAGARGVIDLLADVAQFAARAIPGVDGAGVTVIDMSGDTPSVTTWSVTAQFVEDIDKLQYIDLKEGPCITCMQTRRPTVSGSLGSDGRWPRLGGGVARMGVHSALALPMLVGDQLIGAINTYARSRDAFGEHAVELGSQFAGPAAVSVYNGQLLNHAQQRTKQLQSALGTRAVIDQAIGIIRARSGVGEQAAFDRLVRMSQAENTKLHIVAERLVDEAVRRAVARHRD; encoded by the coding sequence ATGCCTGATTACGACGCCCAGCCCGGCCGGACATCGGCTCCGGTACCCGATCTAACGGCCGCACAACGCGAAGCGGACGACGTCGACCTGCACGCTGGGCTCAGCGGTGTGGCGGGGCTGGTGGCCGGCGCTCGCGGCGTGATCGATCTGCTCGCCGACGTGGCGCAGTTCGCGGCTCGGGCGATCCCGGGTGTCGACGGCGCCGGCGTCACGGTGATCGACATGTCCGGCGACACACCCTCGGTCACGACGTGGTCGGTTACCGCGCAGTTCGTCGAGGACATCGACAAGCTGCAGTACATCGACCTGAAGGAGGGGCCGTGCATCACCTGTATGCAGACACGGCGGCCGACCGTCAGTGGATCGCTGGGAAGTGACGGCCGGTGGCCGCGCCTCGGCGGTGGGGTGGCCCGGATGGGCGTGCACTCCGCGTTGGCGCTGCCGATGCTGGTCGGCGACCAGCTGATCGGTGCCATCAACACCTACGCCCGTAGCCGCGACGCCTTCGGCGAGCACGCCGTGGAGCTGGGCTCGCAGTTCGCCGGGCCCGCCGCGGTGTCGGTGTACAACGGGCAGCTGCTCAACCACGCCCAACAACGAACCAAGCAACTGCAGAGTGCGCTGGGCACCCGCGCGGTGATCGACCAGGCGATCGGGATCATCCGAGCCAGGTCAGGAGTCGGTGAACAGGCGGCGTTCGACCGGCTTGTCCGGATGAGCCAGGCCGAGAACACGAAGCTGCACATCGTCGCCGAGCGGCTGGTCGACGAGGCGGTGCGTCGCGCCGTAGCGCGGCACCGCGACTGA